A single Amphiprion ocellaris isolate individual 3 ecotype Okinawa chromosome 15, ASM2253959v1, whole genome shotgun sequence DNA region contains:
- the LOC111569693 gene encoding sodium bicarbonate cotransporter 3-like isoform X12, which produces MDEPLEQMRPLLRTGLDEEAIVDHGKTSFTTHTNYEREELESHRAVYVGVHVPLGRESKRRHRHRGHKHHRKKKEKDSEEGKEDGRESPTYDTPSQRVQFILGTEDDDLEHVPHDLFTELDELSFRDGSATEWKETARWLKFEEDVEDGGERWSKPYVATLSLHSLFELRSCILNGTVMLDMRANSIEEIADMVIDSMVASSQLKEDLRDKVREAMLKKHHHQNERKLSNRIPLVRSIADIGKKHSDPLLLERNGEGLSSSRLSLHKPGAASSVSNLSQRRESRVSVLLNHLLPSSSSNTGLSPGHSPHTTPQSTPSSFRRSSQSSTQTHGTGLGPQGIPEVVVSPPEDDDPPNSAEEEAISPQLSRRASLASRNLELLPLEGPLVSPNSLPNNLDGNKAAERRPSKVGVDMNFMKKIPPGAEASNVLVGEVDFLEKPIIAFVRLSPAVLITGLTEVPVPTRFLFLLLGPHGKGPQYHEIGRSMATLMTDEIFHDVAYKAKDRTDLLSGIDEFLDQVTVLPPGEWDPTIRIEPPKNVPSQMKRKRPPQPNGTASPAGELEKEEDHLAGPELQRTGRIFGGLILDIKRKAPFYWSDIRDSLSLQCLASILFLYCACMSPVITFGGLLGEATKGNISAIESLFGASLTGVAYSLCAGQPLTILGSTGPVLVFEKILFKFCNDYSLSYLSLRTSIGLWTAFLCLVLVATDASSLVCYITRFTEEAFAALICIIFIYEALEKLFHLGEYYPVNMHNSLDNLTMYSCQCSSPANASDELIQKWNQTGFSPDSIPWSSLNVSMCKLLHGEFVGPACGHHGPYIPDVLFWSIILFFTTFFLSSFLKQFKTERYFPTKVRSTISDFAVFITIMIMVLVDYLMGIPSPKLNVPDRFEPTSKNRGWLMDPLGDNPGWTLLVAALPALLCTILIFMDQQITAVIINRKEHKLKKGCGYHLDLLVVAVMLGVCSIMGLPWFVAATVLSISHVNSLKVESGCSAPGEQPKFLGIREQRVTGFMIFVLMGCSVFMTSVLKFIPMPVLYGVFLYMGVSSLKGIQFFDRIKLFGMPAKHQPDLIYLRYVPLWKVHIFTLVQLTCLVLLWVIKASAAAVVFPMMVLALVFVRKLLDFFFTKRELSWLDDLMPESKKKKEDDKKKKAREKLEEESRLQEEEEMDLKVSFEGSNRLNIPVKTLSGRSYRIGLVTESLPMEEEPGEGGLR; this is translated from the exons ACACAAACATCaccgaaagaagaaagagaaagactccGAGGAGGGGAAGGAAGATGGCAGGGAATCCCCCACTTATG ACACACCATCCCAGAGGGTACAGTTCATCTTGGGCACAGAGGATGATGACCTCGAACACGTCCCCCATGACCTCTTCACTGAGCTGGATGAGCTCTCCTTCAGAGATGGCAGTGCCACGGAGTGGAAAGAGACTGCCAG ATGGCTGAAGTTTGAAGAGGATGTTGAAGATGGTGGGGAGAGGTGGAGTAAGCCCTATGTGGCCACGTTGTCATTACACAGCTTATTTGAACTGCGGAGCTGCATACTTAATGGCACAGTCATGCTGGATATGAGGGCCAATAGTATTGAAGAAATTGCAG ACATGGTGATAGACAGCATGGTGGCATCAAGTCAGCTGAAGGAGGATTTGCGTGACAAGGTGCGGGAAGCAATGTTGAAGAAACACCATCATCAGAATGAAAGAAAGCTCAGCAATCGCATCCCGCTGGTGCGCTCCATTGCTGACATAGGCAAGAAACATTCTGACCCACTCTTGCTTGAAAGAAACG GAGAGGGTCTCTCCTCTTCACGTCTCTCTCTCCACAAGCCAGGGGCAGCCTCCTCTGTCTCCAACCTGTCCCAGAGACGAGAGTCCAGAGTTTCCGTCCTGCTCAACCACCTACtgccctcttcttcctccaacACTGGGCTATCCCCAGGCCACTCTCCCCACACCACCCCTCAAAGTACCCCTTCGTCTTTTCGCCGTTCCTCTCAGAGCTCGACACAAACCCATGGCACAGGCCTCGGACCTCAAGGCATCCCTGAGGTTGTGGTTTCTCCTCCCGAGGATGACGACCCACCCAACTCTGCAGAAGAAGAGGCAATATCACCACAGCTCAGCCGGAGAGCATCCTTGGCATCCCGCAACCTTGAGCTGCTGCCCTTAGAAG GACCACTGGTGTCTCCAAACTCTCTCCCAAACAATCTGGATGGCAACAAGGCAGCGGAGAGGAGGCCATCTAAAGTAGGG GTGGACATGAATTTCATGAAAAAGATTCCTCCGGGTGCTGAGGCTTCCAATGTGCTCGTAGGAGAAGTGGACTTCCTGGAGAAGCCCATAATTGCGTTTGTGCGACTATCGCCTGCAGTCCTTATCACAGGCCTTACTGAGGTCCCTGTGCCCACAAG GTTTCTTTTCCTACTGTTGGGTCCTCATGGTAAAGGACCACAGTACCATGAAATTGGCAGATCCATGGCAACACTAATGACAGATGAG ATTTTCCATGATGTGGCATACAAGGCCAAAGACCGAACTGATCTACTCTCTGGGATAGATGAGTTCCTCGATCAGGTGACTGTCCTGCCTCCTGGAGAATGGGACCCTACCATTCGAATTGAACCCCCCAAGAATGTCCCATCACAG atgaagaggaagagacCACCCCAGCCCAATGGCACTGCGTCTCCAGCTGGAGAGCTGGAAAAAGAGGAGGACCATCTTGCAGGACCTGAGCTGCAGAGGACGGGAAG GATTTTTGGAGGTCTGATTCTGGATATCAAGCGCAAGGCTCCCTTCTACTGGAGTGACATTAGGGACTCACTGAGTCTGCAGTGTCTAGCCTCTATCCTTTTCCTCTACTGTGCCTGCATGTCCCCTGTCATCACATTTGGAGGTCTGCTTGGGGAGGCAACAAAAGGCAACATA AGTGCCATAGAGTCTCTATTTGGGGCATCACTCACAGGAGTGGCATACTCCCTCTGCGCAGGCCAACCTCTCACTATTCTTGGCAGCACGGGGCCTGTTTTGGTGTTTGAGAAGATTCTCTTTAAGTTCTGCAA tGACTACAGCCTGTCCTACTTGTCACTGCGGACTAGCATTGGTCTTTGGACGGCCTTCTTGTGTCTTGTCCTCGTGGCCACAGATGCTAGCTCGCTAGTTTGCTACATTACTCGCTTCACAGAGGAGGCCTTTGCGGCTCTCATCTGCATCATCTTCATCTACGAGGCTCTGGAGAAGCTCTTCCACCTGGGAGAATACTACCCTGTTAACATGCACAACAGCCTGGACAACCTTACCATGTATTC ATGTCAGTGCTCATCACCAGCCAATGCCTCAGATGAGCTCATACAGAAGTGGAATCAGACTGGATTCAGTCCAGACTCAATCCCATGGAGCAGCCTGAATGTTTCG aTGTGTAAATTGCTCCATGGGGAGTTTGTGGGACCTGCCTGTGGTCACCATGGGCCCTATATCCCAGATGTTCTCTTCTGGTCCATTATCCTCTTCTTCACcaccttttttttgtcttcattccTCAAGCAGTTTAAGACAGAAAGATACTTCCCCACCAAG GTGCGTTCCACTATCAGTGACTTTGCTGTGTTTATAACCATCATGATCATGGTGCTGGTGGACTATCTAATGGGGATCCCCTCTCCTAAACTGAATGTTCCTGATCGCTTTGAG CCGACTTCAAAGAACAGAGGCTGGCTCATGGACCCTCTGGGAGACAATCCTGGGTGGACGCTGCTGGTGGCGGCACTTCCCGCCCTGCTCTGCACCATCCTCATCTTTATGGACCAGCAGATCACTGCAGTCATCATCAACCGCAAAGAGCACAAGCTGAAG AAAGGCTGTGGCTATCACCTGGACTTGCTGGTAGTGGCAGTAATGCTGGGTGTGTGTTCCATCATGGGCTTGCCATGGTTTGTGGCTGCTACTGTCCTCTCCATCTCCCACGTTAACAGCCTGAAGGTGGAGTCTGGCTGCTCGGCACCAGGAGAGCAGCCCAAGTTTCTAGGCATCAGGGAGCAGCGGGTCACTGGGTTTATGATCTTTGTCCTCATGGGATGTTCTGTTTTCATGACATCAGTGCTGAAG TTCATTCCTATGCCTGTCCTGTACGGAGTCTTTCTCTATATGGGTGTCTCTTCCCTCAAAGGCATTCAA TTCTTTGACAGAATCAAACTGTTTGGCATGCCTGCCAAGCACCAGCCAGATCTGATCTACCTGCGCTATGTGCCGCTGTGGAAGGTCCACATCTTCACTCTTGTGCAGCTCACCTGTTTGGTACTGCTCTGGGTAATCAAGgcctctgcagcagctgttgtaTTCCCCATGATG GTTCTTGCGCTGGTCTTTGTCAGAAAGCTGCTTGACTTTTTCTTTACCAAGAGAGAGCTGAGCTGGCTGGATGACTTGATGCCAgaaagcaaaaagaagaaagaggatgataagaaaaagaaagctcGTGAAAAGCTG GAGGAAGAGTCCAGACtgcaggaagaagaggagatggATCTGAAGGTCAGCTTTGAAGGCTCAAACCGACTCAACATCCCAGTGAAAACGCTCTCAGGGAG ATCATACAGAATAGGACTAGTGACCGAGAGCCTCCCAATGGAAGAAGAG CCAGGAGAAGGTGGCCTGCGTTAG
- the LOC111569693 gene encoding sodium bicarbonate cotransporter 3-like isoform X8, with product MDEPLEQMRPLLRTGLDEEAIVDHGKTSFTTHTNYEREELESHRAVYVGVHVPLGRESKRRHRHRGHKHHRKKKEKDSEEGKEDGRESPTYDTPSQRVQFILGTEDDDLEHVPHDLFTELDELSFRDGSATEWKETARWLKFEEDVEDGGERWSKPYVATLSLHSLFELRSCILNGTVMLDMRANSIEEIADMVIDSMVASSQLKEDLRDKVREAMLKKHHHQNERKLSNRIPLVRSIADIGKKHSDPLLLERNGEGLSSSRLSLHKPGAASSVSNLSQRRESRVSVLLNHLLPSSSSNTGLSPGHSPHTTPQSTPSSFRRSSQSSTQTHGTGLGPQGIPEVVVSPPEDDDPPNSAEEEAISPQLSRRASLASRNLELLPLEGPLVSPNSLPNNLDGNKAAERRPSKVGVSRESSSVDFSKVDMNFMKKIPPGAEASNVLVGEVDFLEKPIIAFVRLSPAVLITGLTEVPVPTRFLFLLLGPHGKGPQYHEIGRSMATLMTDEIFHDVAYKAKDRTDLLSGIDEFLDQVTVLPPGEWDPTIRIEPPKNVPSQMKRKRPPQPNGTASPAGELEKEEDHLAGPELQRTGRIFGGLILDIKRKAPFYWSDIRDSLSLQCLASILFLYCACMSPVITFGGLLGEATKGNISAIESLFGASLTGVAYSLCAGQPLTILGSTGPVLVFEKILFKFCNDYSLSYLSLRTSIGLWTAFLCLVLVATDASSLVCYITRFTEEAFAALICIIFIYEALEKLFHLGEYYPVNMHNSLDNLTMYSCQCSSPANASDELIQKWNQTGFSPDSIPWSSLNVSMCKLLHGEFVGPACGHHGPYIPDVLFWSIILFFTTFFLSSFLKQFKTERYFPTKVRSTISDFAVFITIMIMVLVDYLMGIPSPKLNVPDRFEPTSKNRGWLMDPLGDNPGWTLLVAALPALLCTILIFMDQQITAVIINRKEHKLKKGCGYHLDLLVVAVMLGVCSIMGLPWFVAATVLSISHVNSLKVESGCSAPGEQPKFLGIREQRVTGFMIFVLMGCSVFMTSVLKFIPMPVLYGVFLYMGVSSLKGIQFFDRIKLFGMPAKHQPDLIYLRYVPLWKVHIFTLVQLTCLVLLWVIKASAAAVVFPMMVLALVFVRKLLDFFFTKRELSWLDDLMPESKKKKEDDKKKKAREKLEEESRLQEEEEMDLKVSFEGSNRLNIPVKTLSGR from the exons ACACAAACATCaccgaaagaagaaagagaaagactccGAGGAGGGGAAGGAAGATGGCAGGGAATCCCCCACTTATG ACACACCATCCCAGAGGGTACAGTTCATCTTGGGCACAGAGGATGATGACCTCGAACACGTCCCCCATGACCTCTTCACTGAGCTGGATGAGCTCTCCTTCAGAGATGGCAGTGCCACGGAGTGGAAAGAGACTGCCAG ATGGCTGAAGTTTGAAGAGGATGTTGAAGATGGTGGGGAGAGGTGGAGTAAGCCCTATGTGGCCACGTTGTCATTACACAGCTTATTTGAACTGCGGAGCTGCATACTTAATGGCACAGTCATGCTGGATATGAGGGCCAATAGTATTGAAGAAATTGCAG ACATGGTGATAGACAGCATGGTGGCATCAAGTCAGCTGAAGGAGGATTTGCGTGACAAGGTGCGGGAAGCAATGTTGAAGAAACACCATCATCAGAATGAAAGAAAGCTCAGCAATCGCATCCCGCTGGTGCGCTCCATTGCTGACATAGGCAAGAAACATTCTGACCCACTCTTGCTTGAAAGAAACG GAGAGGGTCTCTCCTCTTCACGTCTCTCTCTCCACAAGCCAGGGGCAGCCTCCTCTGTCTCCAACCTGTCCCAGAGACGAGAGTCCAGAGTTTCCGTCCTGCTCAACCACCTACtgccctcttcttcctccaacACTGGGCTATCCCCAGGCCACTCTCCCCACACCACCCCTCAAAGTACCCCTTCGTCTTTTCGCCGTTCCTCTCAGAGCTCGACACAAACCCATGGCACAGGCCTCGGACCTCAAGGCATCCCTGAGGTTGTGGTTTCTCCTCCCGAGGATGACGACCCACCCAACTCTGCAGAAGAAGAGGCAATATCACCACAGCTCAGCCGGAGAGCATCCTTGGCATCCCGCAACCTTGAGCTGCTGCCCTTAGAAG GACCACTGGTGTCTCCAAACTCTCTCCCAAACAATCTGGATGGCAACAAGGCAGCGGAGAGGAGGCCATCTAAAGTAGGGGTCAGTAGAGAAAGCAGCAGTGTCGACTTCAGCAAG GTGGACATGAATTTCATGAAAAAGATTCCTCCGGGTGCTGAGGCTTCCAATGTGCTCGTAGGAGAAGTGGACTTCCTGGAGAAGCCCATAATTGCGTTTGTGCGACTATCGCCTGCAGTCCTTATCACAGGCCTTACTGAGGTCCCTGTGCCCACAAG GTTTCTTTTCCTACTGTTGGGTCCTCATGGTAAAGGACCACAGTACCATGAAATTGGCAGATCCATGGCAACACTAATGACAGATGAG ATTTTCCATGATGTGGCATACAAGGCCAAAGACCGAACTGATCTACTCTCTGGGATAGATGAGTTCCTCGATCAGGTGACTGTCCTGCCTCCTGGAGAATGGGACCCTACCATTCGAATTGAACCCCCCAAGAATGTCCCATCACAG atgaagaggaagagacCACCCCAGCCCAATGGCACTGCGTCTCCAGCTGGAGAGCTGGAAAAAGAGGAGGACCATCTTGCAGGACCTGAGCTGCAGAGGACGGGAAG GATTTTTGGAGGTCTGATTCTGGATATCAAGCGCAAGGCTCCCTTCTACTGGAGTGACATTAGGGACTCACTGAGTCTGCAGTGTCTAGCCTCTATCCTTTTCCTCTACTGTGCCTGCATGTCCCCTGTCATCACATTTGGAGGTCTGCTTGGGGAGGCAACAAAAGGCAACATA AGTGCCATAGAGTCTCTATTTGGGGCATCACTCACAGGAGTGGCATACTCCCTCTGCGCAGGCCAACCTCTCACTATTCTTGGCAGCACGGGGCCTGTTTTGGTGTTTGAGAAGATTCTCTTTAAGTTCTGCAA tGACTACAGCCTGTCCTACTTGTCACTGCGGACTAGCATTGGTCTTTGGACGGCCTTCTTGTGTCTTGTCCTCGTGGCCACAGATGCTAGCTCGCTAGTTTGCTACATTACTCGCTTCACAGAGGAGGCCTTTGCGGCTCTCATCTGCATCATCTTCATCTACGAGGCTCTGGAGAAGCTCTTCCACCTGGGAGAATACTACCCTGTTAACATGCACAACAGCCTGGACAACCTTACCATGTATTC ATGTCAGTGCTCATCACCAGCCAATGCCTCAGATGAGCTCATACAGAAGTGGAATCAGACTGGATTCAGTCCAGACTCAATCCCATGGAGCAGCCTGAATGTTTCG aTGTGTAAATTGCTCCATGGGGAGTTTGTGGGACCTGCCTGTGGTCACCATGGGCCCTATATCCCAGATGTTCTCTTCTGGTCCATTATCCTCTTCTTCACcaccttttttttgtcttcattccTCAAGCAGTTTAAGACAGAAAGATACTTCCCCACCAAG GTGCGTTCCACTATCAGTGACTTTGCTGTGTTTATAACCATCATGATCATGGTGCTGGTGGACTATCTAATGGGGATCCCCTCTCCTAAACTGAATGTTCCTGATCGCTTTGAG CCGACTTCAAAGAACAGAGGCTGGCTCATGGACCCTCTGGGAGACAATCCTGGGTGGACGCTGCTGGTGGCGGCACTTCCCGCCCTGCTCTGCACCATCCTCATCTTTATGGACCAGCAGATCACTGCAGTCATCATCAACCGCAAAGAGCACAAGCTGAAG AAAGGCTGTGGCTATCACCTGGACTTGCTGGTAGTGGCAGTAATGCTGGGTGTGTGTTCCATCATGGGCTTGCCATGGTTTGTGGCTGCTACTGTCCTCTCCATCTCCCACGTTAACAGCCTGAAGGTGGAGTCTGGCTGCTCGGCACCAGGAGAGCAGCCCAAGTTTCTAGGCATCAGGGAGCAGCGGGTCACTGGGTTTATGATCTTTGTCCTCATGGGATGTTCTGTTTTCATGACATCAGTGCTGAAG TTCATTCCTATGCCTGTCCTGTACGGAGTCTTTCTCTATATGGGTGTCTCTTCCCTCAAAGGCATTCAA TTCTTTGACAGAATCAAACTGTTTGGCATGCCTGCCAAGCACCAGCCAGATCTGATCTACCTGCGCTATGTGCCGCTGTGGAAGGTCCACATCTTCACTCTTGTGCAGCTCACCTGTTTGGTACTGCTCTGGGTAATCAAGgcctctgcagcagctgttgtaTTCCCCATGATG GTTCTTGCGCTGGTCTTTGTCAGAAAGCTGCTTGACTTTTTCTTTACCAAGAGAGAGCTGAGCTGGCTGGATGACTTGATGCCAgaaagcaaaaagaagaaagaggatgataagaaaaagaaagctcGTGAAAAGCTG GAGGAAGAGTCCAGACtgcaggaagaagaggagatggATCTGAAGGTCAGCTTTGAAGGCTCAAACCGACTCAACATCCCAGTGAAAACGCTCTCAGGGAG gtaa
- the LOC111569693 gene encoding sodium bicarbonate cotransporter 3-like isoform X2: MDEQSEGEHVLTGLDEEAIVDHGKTSFTTHTNYEREELESHRAVYVGVHVPLGRESKRRHRHRGHKHHRKKKEKDSEEGKEDGRESPTYDTPSQRVQFILGTEDDDLEHVPHDLFTELDELSFRDGSATEWKETARWLKFEEDVEDGGERWSKPYVATLSLHSLFELRSCILNGTVMLDMRANSIEEIADMVIDSMVASSQLKEDLRDKVREAMLKKHHHQNERKLSNRIPLVRSIADIGKKHSDPLLLERNGEGLSSSRLSLHKPGAASSVSNLSQRRESRVSVLLNHLLPSSSSNTGLSPGHSPHTTPQSTPSSFRRSSQSSTQTHGTGLGPQGIPEVVVSPPEDDDPPNSAEEEAISPQLSRRASLASRNLELLPLEGPLVSPNSLPNNLDGNKAAERRPSKVGVSRESSSVDFSKVDMNFMKKIPPGAEASNVLVGEVDFLEKPIIAFVRLSPAVLITGLTEVPVPTRFLFLLLGPHGKGPQYHEIGRSMATLMTDEIFHDVAYKAKDRTDLLSGIDEFLDQVTVLPPGEWDPTIRIEPPKNVPSQMKRKRPPQPNGTASPAGELEKEEDHLAGPELQRTGRIFGGLILDIKRKAPFYWSDIRDSLSLQCLASILFLYCACMSPVITFGGLLGEATKGNISAIESLFGASLTGVAYSLCAGQPLTILGSTGPVLVFEKILFKFCNDYSLSYLSLRTSIGLWTAFLCLVLVATDASSLVCYITRFTEEAFAALICIIFIYEALEKLFHLGEYYPVNMHNSLDNLTMYSCQCSSPANASDELIQKWNQTGFSPDSIPWSSLNVSMCKLLHGEFVGPACGHHGPYIPDVLFWSIILFFTTFFLSSFLKQFKTERYFPTKVRSTISDFAVFITIMIMVLVDYLMGIPSPKLNVPDRFEPTSKNRGWLMDPLGDNPGWTLLVAALPALLCTILIFMDQQITAVIINRKEHKLKKGCGYHLDLLVVAVMLGVCSIMGLPWFVAATVLSISHVNSLKVESGCSAPGEQPKFLGIREQRVTGFMIFVLMGCSVFMTSVLKFIPMPVLYGVFLYMGVSSLKGIQFFDRIKLFGMPAKHQPDLIYLRYVPLWKVHIFTLVQLTCLVLLWVIKASAAAVVFPMMVLALVFVRKLLDFFFTKRELSWLDDLMPESKKKKEDDKKKKAREKLEEESRLQEEEEMDLKVSFEGSNRLNIPVKTLSGSPDSDPLVVNISDEMAKTAVWKAVNSNAESCVQPVKRSGSQEKVACVRVDVSPDSPGGGSTTETFL, translated from the exons ACACAAACATCaccgaaagaagaaagagaaagactccGAGGAGGGGAAGGAAGATGGCAGGGAATCCCCCACTTATG ACACACCATCCCAGAGGGTACAGTTCATCTTGGGCACAGAGGATGATGACCTCGAACACGTCCCCCATGACCTCTTCACTGAGCTGGATGAGCTCTCCTTCAGAGATGGCAGTGCCACGGAGTGGAAAGAGACTGCCAG ATGGCTGAAGTTTGAAGAGGATGTTGAAGATGGTGGGGAGAGGTGGAGTAAGCCCTATGTGGCCACGTTGTCATTACACAGCTTATTTGAACTGCGGAGCTGCATACTTAATGGCACAGTCATGCTGGATATGAGGGCCAATAGTATTGAAGAAATTGCAG ACATGGTGATAGACAGCATGGTGGCATCAAGTCAGCTGAAGGAGGATTTGCGTGACAAGGTGCGGGAAGCAATGTTGAAGAAACACCATCATCAGAATGAAAGAAAGCTCAGCAATCGCATCCCGCTGGTGCGCTCCATTGCTGACATAGGCAAGAAACATTCTGACCCACTCTTGCTTGAAAGAAACG GAGAGGGTCTCTCCTCTTCACGTCTCTCTCTCCACAAGCCAGGGGCAGCCTCCTCTGTCTCCAACCTGTCCCAGAGACGAGAGTCCAGAGTTTCCGTCCTGCTCAACCACCTACtgccctcttcttcctccaacACTGGGCTATCCCCAGGCCACTCTCCCCACACCACCCCTCAAAGTACCCCTTCGTCTTTTCGCCGTTCCTCTCAGAGCTCGACACAAACCCATGGCACAGGCCTCGGACCTCAAGGCATCCCTGAGGTTGTGGTTTCTCCTCCCGAGGATGACGACCCACCCAACTCTGCAGAAGAAGAGGCAATATCACCACAGCTCAGCCGGAGAGCATCCTTGGCATCCCGCAACCTTGAGCTGCTGCCCTTAGAAG GACCACTGGTGTCTCCAAACTCTCTCCCAAACAATCTGGATGGCAACAAGGCAGCGGAGAGGAGGCCATCTAAAGTAGGGGTCAGTAGAGAAAGCAGCAGTGTCGACTTCAGCAAG GTGGACATGAATTTCATGAAAAAGATTCCTCCGGGTGCTGAGGCTTCCAATGTGCTCGTAGGAGAAGTGGACTTCCTGGAGAAGCCCATAATTGCGTTTGTGCGACTATCGCCTGCAGTCCTTATCACAGGCCTTACTGAGGTCCCTGTGCCCACAAG GTTTCTTTTCCTACTGTTGGGTCCTCATGGTAAAGGACCACAGTACCATGAAATTGGCAGATCCATGGCAACACTAATGACAGATGAG ATTTTCCATGATGTGGCATACAAGGCCAAAGACCGAACTGATCTACTCTCTGGGATAGATGAGTTCCTCGATCAGGTGACTGTCCTGCCTCCTGGAGAATGGGACCCTACCATTCGAATTGAACCCCCCAAGAATGTCCCATCACAG atgaagaggaagagacCACCCCAGCCCAATGGCACTGCGTCTCCAGCTGGAGAGCTGGAAAAAGAGGAGGACCATCTTGCAGGACCTGAGCTGCAGAGGACGGGAAG GATTTTTGGAGGTCTGATTCTGGATATCAAGCGCAAGGCTCCCTTCTACTGGAGTGACATTAGGGACTCACTGAGTCTGCAGTGTCTAGCCTCTATCCTTTTCCTCTACTGTGCCTGCATGTCCCCTGTCATCACATTTGGAGGTCTGCTTGGGGAGGCAACAAAAGGCAACATA AGTGCCATAGAGTCTCTATTTGGGGCATCACTCACAGGAGTGGCATACTCCCTCTGCGCAGGCCAACCTCTCACTATTCTTGGCAGCACGGGGCCTGTTTTGGTGTTTGAGAAGATTCTCTTTAAGTTCTGCAA tGACTACAGCCTGTCCTACTTGTCACTGCGGACTAGCATTGGTCTTTGGACGGCCTTCTTGTGTCTTGTCCTCGTGGCCACAGATGCTAGCTCGCTAGTTTGCTACATTACTCGCTTCACAGAGGAGGCCTTTGCGGCTCTCATCTGCATCATCTTCATCTACGAGGCTCTGGAGAAGCTCTTCCACCTGGGAGAATACTACCCTGTTAACATGCACAACAGCCTGGACAACCTTACCATGTATTC ATGTCAGTGCTCATCACCAGCCAATGCCTCAGATGAGCTCATACAGAAGTGGAATCAGACTGGATTCAGTCCAGACTCAATCCCATGGAGCAGCCTGAATGTTTCG aTGTGTAAATTGCTCCATGGGGAGTTTGTGGGACCTGCCTGTGGTCACCATGGGCCCTATATCCCAGATGTTCTCTTCTGGTCCATTATCCTCTTCTTCACcaccttttttttgtcttcattccTCAAGCAGTTTAAGACAGAAAGATACTTCCCCACCAAG GTGCGTTCCACTATCAGTGACTTTGCTGTGTTTATAACCATCATGATCATGGTGCTGGTGGACTATCTAATGGGGATCCCCTCTCCTAAACTGAATGTTCCTGATCGCTTTGAG CCGACTTCAAAGAACAGAGGCTGGCTCATGGACCCTCTGGGAGACAATCCTGGGTGGACGCTGCTGGTGGCGGCACTTCCCGCCCTGCTCTGCACCATCCTCATCTTTATGGACCAGCAGATCACTGCAGTCATCATCAACCGCAAAGAGCACAAGCTGAAG AAAGGCTGTGGCTATCACCTGGACTTGCTGGTAGTGGCAGTAATGCTGGGTGTGTGTTCCATCATGGGCTTGCCATGGTTTGTGGCTGCTACTGTCCTCTCCATCTCCCACGTTAACAGCCTGAAGGTGGAGTCTGGCTGCTCGGCACCAGGAGAGCAGCCCAAGTTTCTAGGCATCAGGGAGCAGCGGGTCACTGGGTTTATGATCTTTGTCCTCATGGGATGTTCTGTTTTCATGACATCAGTGCTGAAG TTCATTCCTATGCCTGTCCTGTACGGAGTCTTTCTCTATATGGGTGTCTCTTCCCTCAAAGGCATTCAA TTCTTTGACAGAATCAAACTGTTTGGCATGCCTGCCAAGCACCAGCCAGATCTGATCTACCTGCGCTATGTGCCGCTGTGGAAGGTCCACATCTTCACTCTTGTGCAGCTCACCTGTTTGGTACTGCTCTGGGTAATCAAGgcctctgcagcagctgttgtaTTCCCCATGATG GTTCTTGCGCTGGTCTTTGTCAGAAAGCTGCTTGACTTTTTCTTTACCAAGAGAGAGCTGAGCTGGCTGGATGACTTGATGCCAgaaagcaaaaagaagaaagaggatgataagaaaaagaaagctcGTGAAAAGCTG GAGGAAGAGTCCAGACtgcaggaagaagaggagatggATCTGAAGGTCAGCTTTGAAGGCTCAAACCGACTCAACATCCCAGTGAAAACGCTCTCAGGGAG TCCTGATTCTGACCCCTTGGTTGTAAATATCTCTGATGAAATGGCCAAAACCGCAGTGTGGAAAGCAGTGAACTCGAATGCAGAGTCTTGTGTCCAACCTGTGAAGCGTAGTGGAAG CCAGGAGAAGGTGGCCTGCGTTAGAGTTGACGTCAGCCCAGACTCACCCGGAGGAGGCTCCACCACCGAGACCTTCCTGTGA